The Pieris napi chromosome 20, ilPieNapi1.2, whole genome shotgun sequence genome segment agtaaaacagcaataaaaaaatgaaggaacgttggaatttaataaataaatagccataaaccataaaaaccataaaaaatttcgcatcgaatggtggtagtttcatgtcgatacgatcagtggtttaggcgtgattgagcctcaaacgaagaccattttcattatatatatatatatagatagatagatagaaatTATGCTATACAAGTAATTAGGTACTCTGACTCATTTACGATTAtgatctgccttgcgattctgtaactcactttgtTTCACTCAATTtggcttgtagtttattgtttatcagaatgcaaaatcgtaaaattactgcttgctgtgaaaaccgctgtgagagttcgcaAAGTGAGTTACATAATCGCAAAGCTGATAttgataagatttttaaaatcaatatatactaatattcCAGTAACATCCAACATTAAATCGGAAAATCTgtacacaattaaaataccaaaTGGCCTTACACTGTATCTCGCGAGTGAAACATCGACGAAGACTCAAAGGCTTTTGTGTGGCGTCGGACGGGCCTTTACCATGCAGATTCATGACAACACCAGACAAAGTGTAATGCAAATGGAGAGGAGGTTAGCAGCTGCCTCCTGCTGCTTTCCATGTAGACTTCAGGTTAGTTAAACTAAATTTCTGAAAGAGCGTTTCTACTGTctatttttaagctattgcatagatattatcgcgggctttgagcgcggcgaccgaatcaagaaaggtgcggccaatacgcgttagagcgggacagaacgcatactatgtctcacatcggtttagcgtgatcggataggcgtgttagtctgagtctggtagagtggtagatttgaattaatatcaaagaaaaaacttgaattaatatcaaaaaataaaaatactgcaaaaaataaatatataattatattgcataaatttataaaaaatgctctgcaatagctttaccgcggcagtccccgagtgccatacgttttttttatttatttatagccttatatcagaaatacaaaatatatacattataactattgtttttcttaatctacGATAACTGATTGAGGTCTTAGTCTTTCCAGCAATTTCCAACGGCCCCCCTTTTAAATTGCCTACCTCTGTTTCTTTTATGGCCTCTTGGTTGCCATAGGGCATAGTGTTACAATTTTGCTCCATTTATCTGCTCCTCTTATGGTATGTccagcccatttccattttagttcttttgttttactgtCTACATTAACAATATTCAATAATCATCTGATTACGTAATTTTTAGTCGCACGGATGGAAGTATGGTACTGGTAGGgttaaattgtgtttaaatGTGTCTAGACACGCGACTTAAGCCTAGACACGTAACTATAGGTAACCTTCCCATCGTTTATGACCGTATTTGACTAAAGATGTATTATTagcttatttatataaatatatttgttatttttattttaaccacctgcaatcagcctcttggcttttatcagatttCATGAAATGATGGCAATTAGGGAACGAaaatccaattttttttttctctctcCGTAATTTGCATACTATCAGACTGTGGCAAGTTTCGCCTTTCTCAGTAGATACACACAGTCCGCCGTTTCCAATAGGCCCGAAGCTAGGGGTTGACTTTTTGCTAAAGTCTCCTTTTGTATCGTACGGTTGATCTTttaatgttagttatttcgactatgtatttgcgtgttgttcccacgagaatgtaagtgcgtgctcctatatcaccatgcctcctgctgatagaggacaaatcgttgtttttaatttattttattatcattaattactttaaatgtaatttggaacatggtgtaatggttgcagcgccttactaaaaaacaaaaaacttgtcGATTAGAAAGAGTTGCGGagaatttattgccagttcttctcttccgttcacccttgatttgagaactggcagtaaatgtaaaattagaagcatttcatatatatttcttttttgtcgttcataagtgtacaatgattttgaattttcgAATTTTTCGTCCTCGACAGTGGCAATTCCCAAATATTTATGGACTTCCAACATTTCGTGTGAACCACGGCGCACCGCTCATATTTCgcagtgttttgttttgtagcCGCAAGATAAGCTTATGCTAGcttacctatatgaaaaaaactaaatatttttaatattctactGTAACTTTGATTGACTGACCATACATTTATTCCTTGTTTATGGCTTTTTTATTGCTTGCTATTGTTACCATTGTCTGTATTCAGGAGATGCAAGTAATAACACCGCCAGGTAACTACATAGGTCGTGTACAGCAGCAATGGACCTGGATGGTTCCCTTCTACCTCGTGAGAAATGTTAATGACGAAGTCATATACGTCATTGAAGGTCCTTCAAGCATCGACAATCGGAATATGATCCTTGGGCATTTTAAGgtaatatagaaattatatgaTTCACTTCCTCAATAGAAATGTCATACTCTTTTTAACTCCACTTttgtataaagtaaaaattaacgTTTATTTTTAGTCGTTCATATAAAGCCaagtacagataccggcaaacatcttgaacaaatgtccttgcctgcgcagaagcgatttttaggtagGGGAAGGGGGCAGcgggagagtgacgtgtcgatcgcgtgattggtaaatcagttgacgtttgtgaCGCTGCGCAAACTTTCTCCCACTCCCTTGTTGCTCAAGAAGTTTGTCGGTATCTGTAATGAACCGGTGTAGTTGCGTTCCTGAACATGCTTTATAGACAAATTGGTGAAAACAGTTCATCGGAATTCGATCCCAGAACTTTTTCCTAACCCCATTTACCAcctaaataaatctattttactTTATCTTTAACTAAGTACTTTTGGATTTCCAAAgcgaattataaatttaataaaatagcaaattCGTGAAAGTTATTCTTTCACCGTAATTAGAACACCCCCAGGTTCTGGTCTTACACCATTtacctaataaatatattttatttaatattgaagttTATGTTATTACAGATACTATCGAGTGATTTTTTAAGAGAAGTTGGCAAAATATCACATAGGTGGGAGGGGGACGTGAATAGTTTTGTAACGGCGATAGAATTTCCACACTGTGCCTCAGACCCGAAACACAAAGCCCTTCTTCTTGCTGCTACATTTTTATTggtatataacattttttaaataatctatatgtcaccgtaaaattgtaaacaccgttagattgtcaTCTATCTCGCGACAGCCTTCGGACAGTTAAcaatttgacaattttaagatatattatGGTTGCTTCTTGAAAATCAaagatttcaaaatattttgacatattattatatgtaatataggCCCACAATCTGAACCGGTGACGACGTTGCTAAAGTCGAACCCATCAATTGAAAATTGGCGGTTTAAAGGGTAAAATTCTTTCggtcttatttataaaaaacaagatTCCTTAAAACACTCGATAAACCTCGATGAAAATAATCTGTGGTGGAGATTTTTCAAGGAAAAGACGTAACCACAGATTAATTAAACTATCTCTAAGGAGTGCTTTTGAGAAatcgtatttttataaataagaccGTTAGTCTTTAAGCgtgaagtaaataataaacacaatttttttgttagtttatatattttgttacaatatTGGTGGGATCCTTTGACGTCCATCGTGTATATGTATTACTTGTCTATAAAAGAAGTCAgccacttttaaataaaagaaaagcaGATGTCACTTGATCTATAGATGTTGTAAAATGCTCATTATTTTCTTTCAGGAGTACACGTATTTCGAGAGGGCAAAAACAAGTTGTCTGCGGTTTAATTGTTGTTGAAGTGCCAAGATGTTTTGTACACAAATTATAAGTTATTTgattaattgattttgtaGGACTTTACGTATTAATAGCTTAGTTGCTAATATATTTGTACCTTCTACCTATTTAATTTCCATACTCTAAGTCCGTAAACTCGTATCCAAAAAGTTTTGACTGAATCTTGTGACTAAGTATAAGTTTCGTTAAAGAAAGCGGTTCATTATCAAGTGGAGTATACAACAGGAAAGCATCAGTTTGTAAAgactttgtttaattttataataaaaataaatgtttcctcatacattatttattattcctatatatatatgttctcatttttatattgtgcAGCATAACTTGCATCATTTGTCTAAGACCGGCACACTACCAACCGGCTTCCTCGATAAGGAAGTCCCCTATATAAGTCCTATGGTAAATAAAGTACAACTATAGAGCTTGATGCTTCCAGACGCTTAAAATAATGCACTAGAAAAGGTTATGATATGATTGGTAGACACCTAAATGAGAACCTATGGgcatataaaactttatttataaactcaaaataactttattcatataggtaaccaagtacactcaTAAAcatcaacagaaaagatgttaaattgattctaaatttacatttactaccagttcgcaagaaAAAGGCGTAGAGCGTGCAAGATATATAACTTATAGCAAAGagacttaaatataataacgtattttatactctttgatttatatagataaaaaatctatactGTCACACATATTATGtgacaaatatttcaaatgcTATCAATACAACATTTATGAATAACTTTTTTggatttttacaaatatttattaatataaacatttactgAAAGTAATGGTCAATTTAAGTATACCTTGCAAATCTGTTGATACAAAGAGAGAGAAGACATGGCTTTACGACCAGTATTACATTGGTGAAAGAGATTCTGAAAAGAGAAAGAGTGGACATGGTATACATCACTGGACGGGAGCGAAGGTGAATTCTAGAATtgttcaaatttaatatatgtaattaccACCAAATCTTTTTTCATTATCTAAGTTATCTTAACAAATCCCTTTATTTAACTGGAAGCTATGATGTGAACATTTTACAATTATGGATTTGAATCACAGCGAAATCGTAGTTATTCAAAGTTAATTGACCCAAAGGGCTgacgataaataaaataaaatagctttaTTCAAGTACTTaagttattacatatttaatacgAGTACAACATCTGCGAAGGAGTGATGGCCTCCTCTACATTCTCACTCTCGTCTCTCATCTTCGCTACAATTATCCAATTTGCCCCACTAtttattttgacgtgataacgtctttaaaatcgttttagtcgggtgacatgttcagaaacttgtgtcacaccaaaacctcacgagcgcgatcgcaggtataacgagagagagacggaccgatctcccgtctcatctcgagcgctgccagtcattccgtgaatgtatgaagaaaaatgtatatcatagtcgaataagtaaacttgtcattttacacccgaaatttaacatcaaaagtgtgaataaaacgatagatgtaatttaaaatttgaaaaaattgttatcttcgttaattccttacttcccaaaaacttatatcaccaataagacgttatcacgtaaacatctcgatcgtaaacctactttacaaacaaccaatattttattattttgcaagatTTCTGGTGGGCGTCCATCATCAGTCAAAAAGGCTGATGTTACttgatttaaaaagaaatttagtAAAACATACTCTGTAATGTTTATTTCAAGTCCTCCTGTAAAAAATACCTTGTATCTCTCAACTCTTATAATTCagtataatacaataatgattaaaatttattcagtCCCTAGAATGCTACGATGGTCATTTCACATGTGATACAATGCATGGTGCCGGAGAATACCGATGGAGATATCATGATGGTCAACCATTTACCTATGAGGgctatttctttaataataacatgcATGGATATGGAGTGATGTCTTTTCCTGATGGACGAACATTTAGGGtaaataaactgtttaataTAAACGGTTTAAGCCcgatttttattgattaacaGTACCTTATCCGTCAAAAATCCAATACTTTTTGACAAAAGcaattaaagtaaacaatacagtgtaaactctttataacctCATTCGCTATTTTTAATCcttctctataacgtaaaaaagATAGTTAATTTTgttggtttaacacaaaacccatatagaccacaagcccatgaacaaaaaatacctgtgaaatgacccaacctgaattacgcttagaaggctgttactatatctgaaaatagctctgagcactatgccgtcatttctgagcggtacatgtgagtacgtgagtgaatggactttctcatgtacaatgggggaatttcgactaattattaatgtacggctttgttataagtgtatagatgattaaaaataaatgtcgaaaaacctagtgccgtagaaaagtgatggtgccggaagtcggtgcaaatttttaattcgacgacagttgcagaagcaatataggtcatttattactgtacggcatttgtgtcattccttttggacacatatacagatactttacccgtaaacgccgtacatatttctagcggagcggtcgaaagccaagggtcggaaccctacccctacacccatataccctaaggtcattgtaaaatgtacggcaacatgttcaaaatattatttaacacggacaataatgttttataattatgccgtccaaatattatagttaatatttgtgtaattaaatatttatcgaaatttcaggatttaccaagatcttactgctgtaagatcagagaataatgtacggcaacttgtttttttacataatgttactaaatattaccgttgtacattatagccgttcattataaatgg includes the following:
- the LOC125059740 gene encoding phospholipid scramblase 2-like, with the protein product MASDITRGRDNPSVTQDDGSYLRTSSERIISNQPQSNSNRNSHPRAQLSVSTEAWNTRNVSPLRPMHGLDFLTGVSTLHIQQTVDISHLTSNIKSENLYTIKIPNGLTLYLASETSTKTQRLLCGVGRAFTMQIHDNTRQSVMQMERRLAAASCCFPCRLQEMQVITPPGNYIGRVQQQWTWMVPFYLVRNVNDEVIYVIEGPSSIDNRNMILGHFKILSSDFLREVGKISHRWEGDVNSFVTAIEFPHCASDPKHKALLLAATFLLEYTYFERAKTSCLRFNCC